One Methanocaldococcus infernus ME DNA segment encodes these proteins:
- a CDS encoding HIT family protein, with amino-acid sequence MCIFCKIVNKEIPAKIVYEDDYVISFLDINPRSKGHTLVVPKKHYERFDELPDEELCKLMVGVKKTIEILKKLNFKGYNIVNNNGRAAGQEVDHVHIHIIPRYGEEEAVKFGEVQKNLDLDEVYKILKS; translated from the coding sequence ATGTGCATCTTCTGTAAAATAGTTAATAAAGAGATTCCAGCTAAGATAGTTTATGAAGATGACTATGTTATATCTTTCTTGGACATAAATCCAAGGAGTAAGGGGCATACTTTAGTAGTACCTAAGAAACACTATGAAAGGTTTGATGAATTACCTGATGAAGAGCTCTGTAAATTAATGGTTGGGGTTAAAAAAACCATAGAGATATTAAAGAAATTAAACTTTAAAGGATACAATATAGTTAATAACAATGGTAGAGCAGCTGGACAAGAAGTTGATCATGTCCATATCCACATTATTCCAAGATATGGAGAAGAAGAAGCTGTTAAATTTGGAGAGGTTCAGAAGAATTTAGATTTAGATGAGGTCTATAAAATATTGAAAAGCTAA
- a CDS encoding SDR family oxidoreductase translates to MILVTGGAGFIGSHVVDKLIDQGYEVLVIDNLTTGNLKNLNPKAKFLKHDIREALDIKDVEAIIHHAAQINVRHSVEKPRYDADVNVLGTINLLELARKADAKFIYASSMAVYGNPKYLPVDENHEIDPISPYGLSKYCGELYIKLYNNLYGLEYSILRYSNVYGERQNPKGEAGVISIFISKILSGERPVIFGNGEQTRDFVYVGDVAKANVMALNWKNEVVNIGTGTEITINKLYKIIKEKMNYNEEPIYDKPRKGDVYRVYLDITRAKKLGWEPEVSLNEGLDRVISWMRKCGQGN, encoded by the coding sequence ATGATCTTAGTCACAGGAGGAGCAGGATTTATAGGTAGTCATGTGGTTGATAAGTTAATTGACCAAGGTTATGAAGTTTTGGTTATAGATAATTTAACAACAGGAAATTTAAAAAATTTAAACCCTAAGGCTAAGTTCTTAAAGCATGATATAAGAGAGGCTTTAGATATTAAGGATGTTGAAGCCATTATTCACCATGCAGCTCAAATTAATGTTAGGCACTCAGTAGAGAAGCCAAGATATGATGCAGATGTTAATGTCTTAGGAACTATAAATTTATTAGAGCTGGCAAGAAAAGCTGATGCTAAATTTATTTATGCCTCTTCCATGGCTGTTTATGGAAATCCTAAGTATTTGCCAGTTGATGAAAACCATGAGATTGATCCAATCTCTCCCTATGGGTTGAGTAAGTACTGTGGAGAACTCTATATAAAGCTTTATAATAACCTCTATGGCTTAGAATACTCTATATTAAGATATTCTAATGTTTATGGAGAAAGGCAGAATCCAAAAGGAGAGGCTGGAGTTATCTCCATTTTTATAAGTAAAATTTTGAGTGGAGAAAGGCCAGTGATCTTTGGAAATGGAGAACAGACAAGGGACTTTGTCTATGTTGGAGATGTGGCTAAAGCCAATGTTATGGCTCTAAATTGGAAAAATGAAGTTGTAAATATAGGGACAGGGACAGAGATAACCATAAATAAGCTTTATAAAATTATTAAGGAGAAGATGAACTATAATGAGGAGCCAATCTATGATAAGCCAAGGAAGGGGGATGTTTATAGAGTTTATTTAGACATAACAAGGGCTAAAAAGCTTGGCTGGGAGCCAGAGGTTTCCCTAAATGAAGGGCTGGATAGAGTGATAAGTTGGATGAGAAAATGTGGACAAGGGAATTAA
- the mmp3 gene encoding methyl-coenzyme M reductase-associated protein Mmp3: protein MAEVIVNDKVKRGETLKDVLDGEFYKEGANIVIIKGIKKEAEATRKFLVKTNKGNITIAVTEDNEASNFFLKNYKKFVKRVRWISHFDIAFGPTRIDLEVSDKEKVFNKWDVLLSLSGLDKDEGHLVFITKKTSGIYGLEEPKIGRVVGGKWVLSNLGLKDYIIDIELISEEKELVDYIVTTDLNTKLEDGWKIITYFEAEFFEVPSATEHCLAIMENHEFKIDEYTNTFIANASLKGLKIEEGNLVDRDRGVITVRNFGDGEGKVFIYKESRSSSLSHTVVGKVRKGMELIDFSETGTLTVKTVPERLCAIGLEVEKAIEMFEKHGIEVEVEGKGIVVEQEPEYTLNVLKEKKVKLKAISKENIITITLYDDKAPITSWYFRRTTGLTTKRVGKLHVYFKHKDIVMFKGNPDYAKGLLPENTPENVVKGLEIGVSNMVSRYKGMIGVRLSDHDKFGPTGESFEKTNIVGRVLENWEFLKKVRTGEDIYILLKK, encoded by the coding sequence ATGGCAGAGGTTATAGTTAATGATAAGGTTAAGAGAGGAGAGACTTTAAAGGATGTTTTAGATGGGGAATTTTACAAGGAAGGGGCTAATATAGTTATTATAAAAGGAATTAAAAAAGAGGCTGAGGCTACAAGAAAATTTTTAGTTAAAACAAATAAAGGAAATATAACCATAGCTGTCACTGAAGATAATGAAGCTTCTAATTTCTTCCTAAAAAATTATAAGAAGTTTGTTAAAAGGGTTAGATGGATTAGTCACTTTGACATAGCCTTTGGACCTACAAGGATAGACTTGGAAGTTTCTGATAAGGAGAAAGTGTTTAATAAATGGGATGTCCTTTTAAGTTTATCTGGATTGGATAAGGATGAAGGGCACTTAGTCTTTATAACTAAAAAAACCTCAGGAATTTATGGATTGGAGGAGCCAAAAATTGGAAGGGTTGTAGGAGGAAAATGGGTTTTGAGTAATTTAGGGCTAAAAGACTATATTATAGATATTGAGCTAATCAGTGAAGAAAAAGAGTTAGTTGACTATATTGTTACAACTGATTTAAATACAAAGTTAGAAGATGGTTGGAAGATTATAACTTACTTTGAAGCTGAGTTCTTTGAAGTGCCTTCTGCAACTGAGCACTGCTTAGCTATAATGGAAAACCATGAGTTTAAAATTGATGAATATACAAATACTTTTATAGCCAATGCTTCACTTAAAGGTTTAAAGATAGAGGAAGGGAATTTAGTTGATAGAGATAGAGGGGTTATAACAGTAAGAAACTTTGGGGATGGAGAGGGGAAAGTTTTCATTTATAAAGAGAGTAGAAGCTCTTCACTATCACACACTGTTGTAGGTAAGGTTAGGAAGGGGATGGAGCTAATAGATTTCTCTGAAACTGGAACTTTAACTGTTAAAACAGTTCCTGAAAGATTATGTGCTATTGGCTTAGAGGTTGAGAAAGCTATAGAGATGTTTGAGAAGCATGGGATAGAGGTTGAAGTTGAAGGAAAGGGGATAGTTGTAGAGCAAGAGCCTGAATACACTTTAAATGTCCTAAAAGAGAAGAAGGTTAAGTTAAAGGCTATAAGTAAGGAGAATATTATTACCATAACCTTATATGATGATAAAGCTCCAATAACTTCATGGTACTTTAGGAGAACAACAGGGTTAACCACAAAGAGGGTAGGAAAGTTACATGTCTATTTTAAACATAAAGATATAGTCATGTTTAAAGGGAACCCTGATTATGCTAAAGGTTTGTTGCCTGAAAACACCCCTGAGAATGTGGTTAAGGGCTTAGAGATTGGAGTTTCAAATATGGTTAGTAGATACAAGGGAATGATAGGAGTTAGGCTTTCTGATCATGACAAGTTTGGACCAACAGGAGAGAGCTTTGAAAAAACAAATATTGTAGGTAGGGTTTTAGAAAATTGGGAGTTCTTAAAGAAGGTTAGAACTGGAGAAGATATTTACATATTGCTAAAGAAGTGA
- the purC gene encoding phosphoribosylaminoimidazolesuccinocarboxamide synthase has product MNIEEIKAKKPIYSGKAKSIYEVDEDKVLIEFRDDITAGDGAKKDVKEGKGYLNALISSYLFKKLEENGIETHFLEYIEPNYMLAKKVEIIPIEVIVRNIAAGSLCRRYPFKEGERLKRPIVQFDYKNDEYHDPMLNEDIAINLGLATEEELKKMREIALKVNEVLKKVFDEVGIELVDFKIEIGRYKDRLVVADEISPDTMRLWDKSSGDILDKDVFRKDLGDVISKYREVAKRLKLI; this is encoded by the coding sequence GTGAACATAGAAGAGATAAAGGCAAAAAAGCCTATATACAGTGGGAAGGCTAAGTCTATCTATGAGGTTGATGAAGATAAAGTTTTAATAGAGTTTAGGGATGACATTACAGCAGGGGATGGGGCTAAGAAAGATGTTAAGGAAGGAAAGGGTTACTTAAATGCTCTAATCTCCTCTTACTTATTCAAAAAGTTGGAAGAGAATGGGATAGAGACACACTTTTTAGAGTATATAGAGCCAAATTATATGTTGGCTAAGAAGGTTGAAATCATTCCAATAGAGGTTATTGTTAGAAATATAGCTGCTGGTAGCTTATGTAGAAGATATCCATTTAAAGAGGGAGAAAGGTTAAAAAGGCCAATTGTTCAATTTGACTATAAGAATGATGAATATCATGATCCTATGTTAAATGAAGACATAGCTATAAACTTGGGCTTAGCCACTGAGGAAGAGCTTAAAAAGATGAGAGAGATAGCTTTAAAGGTTAATGAAGTATTAAAAAAGGTGTTTGATGAGGTTGGAATTGAATTAGTTGATTTCAAAATAGAGATTGGAAGATATAAGGATAGGTTAGTGGTGGCTGATGAGATAAGCCCTGATACTATGAGGTTGTGGGATAAGAGTAGTGGAGATATCTTAGACAAAGATGTCTTTAGGAAAGACTTAGGGGATGTAATTAGTAAGTATAGAGAAGTGGCTAAGAGATTAAAACTTATCTAA
- the cobN gene encoding cobaltochelatase subunit CobN, protein MKLTLLLWAPYTSILKKAYDSIKDKLNINIRVYSTREMPERLEEFLEDAKDSDIVLIYRTNSDNFYEELNLNVKNLIITGQNPEFWNSKLSRDCYLYMVYGGLENFKNLILFLLREVLKEDLHYEPPKEMPMQGIYYKGKIWEHLDEFLEDVEFKKEETVGILFSRHYIINEDTEIIDKLIESLERYFNVIPVFTYGARNEELKAISGGDCILKYFFRGEERLIDALINMLSFPLETSVENHGLKKVQGVEILKKLNVPVFHPIVSYYQSYEEWKRDGLKHEIWFSITLPEFEGVIEPIIIGVTEKEDGVEKKKAIDDRIEKLVNRVRRWINLKKKPKKDRKVVFVLHSSACSSLEATIGSAAHLDTFESLVRIMRKLKEEGYFVENIPKDGNELAKLILEKKAFPEFRWTTVSETIKKGGYLYIMSKEEYLNYLNSLPEKVREEIKRVWGEVEEIVITGLKFGNIYICVQPKRGCVGARCDGSVCKILHDPDCPPTHQYLATYKYFNDIADLIVHVGTHGTLEFLPGKNVCLSKECYPDICIGEVPHLYIYNSDNPPEGSIAKRRSYALIIDHMQTVLTSSFDERLENLSNLIDEYLKGDSEIRKHQLEHLIVEEIKKSNLGNIKEKLRDIREIHKEFKEIFKELRDTIELIKNTKMNDGMHVFGEKPEGERRVEFISSILEFEYGNVKEKVKRVLSGEKIDDKKLMDEIIEINERIEKSDEIGSLLRAMDLNYIEPGPSGLITRGNYDILPTGRNFYTLDPYKVPTKSAYRVGILLAEKLIDKYLEEHGRFPENIAIYWMASDIMWSDGEGLAQILYLLGVKPLWRGGRVVGIEVIPLEELGRPRIDVTIRVSGILRDYFPNCIELVDEAVMRVAKLDEPLNMNFVKKHTLENLKKGVSFREATYRIFSSKPGTYGNGVKYAIYSSAWESEEDLKDIFLYWNSYAYGKGVNGVKAKQVFEELLKRVDLTFNKVVTDEYDLLGCCCYFGTHGGLTNAARVLSKKKIKAYYGDTRKGVEVRTLKEELERVTLSKLLNPKWIEGMKKHGYKGAGDIAKRVGRIYGWSSTTKEVENWIYDEIFNTYIKNEENREFFRRNNIYALEEISRRLLEAYQRGLWRAERDKIEELKKIYLEIEGDLEENSGLGDYQGGQIFIDLSWKNKV, encoded by the coding sequence ATGAAACTTACCCTACTACTCTGGGCTCCTTACACATCAATATTAAAAAAAGCTTATGATAGTATTAAGGATAAGTTGAATATAAATATTAGGGTGTATTCAACAAGAGAGATGCCAGAGAGGTTAGAAGAGTTTTTAGAAGATGCTAAAGATTCAGATATAGTTTTAATATATAGAACAAATAGTGATAACTTCTATGAAGAGCTAAATTTAAATGTAAAAAATTTGATCATTACAGGGCAAAATCCAGAATTTTGGAATTCTAAGCTGTCAAGAGATTGCTATTTATATATGGTCTATGGAGGGCTTGAAAATTTCAAAAACTTAATTCTATTTTTATTAAGGGAAGTGTTGAAGGAAGATCTTCACTATGAACCTCCAAAAGAAATGCCTATGCAGGGAATCTATTACAAGGGAAAAATTTGGGAGCACTTAGATGAATTTTTAGAAGATGTGGAATTTAAAAAAGAGGAAACTGTAGGAATTCTATTTTCAAGGCACTATATTATTAATGAAGACACTGAAATTATAGATAAACTTATAGAAAGTCTTGAGAGATACTTTAATGTCATTCCTGTCTTTACCTATGGAGCAAGAAATGAAGAGTTAAAGGCCATTAGTGGAGGTGACTGTATACTAAAATACTTTTTTAGGGGAGAGGAGAGGTTAATAGATGCTCTAATTAACATGCTCTCTTTTCCATTGGAAACCTCTGTTGAAAACCATGGTTTAAAAAAGGTTCAGGGTGTAGAAATTTTAAAAAAGTTAAATGTTCCAGTCTTTCATCCAATTGTTAGTTATTATCAAAGTTATGAAGAGTGGAAGAGAGATGGTTTAAAGCATGAGATTTGGTTTTCCATAACATTGCCTGAATTTGAGGGGGTTATTGAGCCAATTATTATAGGAGTTACTGAAAAAGAAGATGGTGTAGAGAAGAAAAAGGCTATTGATGATAGGATTGAGAAATTAGTAAATAGAGTAAGAAGATGGATAAATTTAAAGAAAAAGCCAAAAAAAGATAGAAAAGTTGTTTTTGTCTTACATAGCTCAGCTTGTTCCTCTCTTGAAGCTACTATTGGTAGTGCTGCCCACCTTGACACTTTTGAGAGCTTAGTAAGAATTATGAGAAAATTAAAGGAAGAGGGCTACTTTGTAGAAAATATTCCTAAGGATGGAAATGAATTAGCTAAACTAATCTTAGAAAAGAAGGCCTTCCCAGAATTTAGATGGACAACAGTTTCTGAAACCATTAAGAAGGGAGGCTATCTCTATATAATGAGTAAGGAAGAATATTTAAATTATTTAAATTCACTTCCAGAGAAGGTTAGAGAAGAGATAAAAAGGGTTTGGGGAGAGGTAGAGGAGATAGTTATAACTGGCTTAAAATTTGGGAATATCTATATTTGTGTCCAACCAAAAAGAGGCTGTGTAGGAGCAAGATGTGATGGCTCTGTTTGTAAAATTTTACATGATCCTGACTGTCCTCCAACACATCAGTACTTAGCAACCTATAAATACTTCAATGATATAGCTGACCTTATTGTACATGTAGGAACTCATGGAACCCTTGAATTCTTGCCAGGAAAGAATGTTTGCCTCTCTAAAGAATGCTATCCTGATATCTGTATTGGGGAGGTTCCACATCTTTACATATATAACTCTGACAATCCTCCAGAGGGTTCAATAGCCAAGAGAAGAAGTTATGCTCTAATTATTGACCACATGCAGACAGTTCTAACCTCTTCTTTTGATGAGAGGTTAGAGAATTTAAGTAATTTGATAGATGAGTATTTAAAGGGTGATAGTGAGATAAGAAAACATCAGTTAGAGCATCTAATAGTTGAGGAAATAAAAAAGAGTAATTTGGGAAACATTAAAGAAAAGCTAAGAGATATTAGGGAGATTCATAAAGAGTTTAAAGAGATATTTAAAGAGTTGAGAGATACAATAGAGTTAATAAAAAACACTAAAATGAATGATGGAATGCATGTTTTTGGAGAAAAACCTGAAGGGGAGAGGAGAGTAGAGTTTATTAGCTCAATTTTAGAGTTTGAGTATGGAAATGTTAAAGAGAAAGTAAAGAGAGTTTTATCAGGGGAAAAGATAGATGATAAAAAGTTAATGGATGAAATAATTGAGATAAATGAGAGGATAGAGAAGAGTGATGAAATTGGCTCTCTTTTAAGAGCTATGGATCTTAATTACATAGAGCCAGGTCCTTCTGGGTTAATAACAAGGGGGAACTATGACATCTTACCAACTGGAAGAAATTTTTATACATTAGATCCTTATAAAGTCCCAACAAAGTCAGCCTATAGGGTTGGCATACTGTTAGCTGAGAAACTTATAGACAAATATTTAGAGGAACATGGGAGATTTCCTGAGAATATAGCCATTTATTGGATGGCTTCTGATATCATGTGGTCAGATGGGGAAGGGTTGGCTCAAATTTTATACTTACTGGGGGTTAAACCTCTCTGGAGAGGTGGAAGAGTTGTTGGCATAGAGGTTATTCCATTAGAAGAATTAGGAAGACCAAGGATAGATGTTACAATAAGAGTTAGTGGCATCTTAAGGGACTATTTTCCAAATTGTATAGAGCTGGTTGATGAAGCTGTTATGAGAGTGGCTAAGTTAGATGAGCCATTGAATATGAACTTTGTTAAAAAACATACTTTAGAAAACTTGAAGAAAGGGGTTTCATTTAGAGAAGCTACATATAGAATATTCAGCTCAAAGCCAGGAACTTATGGAAATGGAGTTAAATATGCTATATACTCAAGTGCTTGGGAAAGTGAAGAGGACTTAAAAGATATTTTCTTATATTGGAATTCATATGCTTATGGTAAAGGAGTGAATGGAGTTAAAGCTAAGCAAGTATTTGAAGAACTACTAAAGAGAGTTGATCTAACCTTTAACAAGGTTGTGACTGATGAATATGATCTTCTTGGTTGCTGTTGCTATTTTGGAACACATGGAGGTTTAACAAATGCTGCAAGAGTTTTAAGTAAAAAGAAGATAAAGGCTTACTATGGAGATACAAGGAAAGGGGTTGAAGTTAGAACCTTAAAGGAAGAGCTTGAAAGGGTTACATTATCAAAACTTTTAAATCCTAAGTGGATTGAGGGGATGAAAAAGCATGGATATAAAGGGGCTGGAGATATAGCCAAGAGAGTTGGTAGAATCTATGGCTGGAGTTCTACAACTAAAGAAGTTGAAAACTGGATATATGATGAGATCTTTAACACATATATAAAAAATGAAGAGAATAGAGAATTTTTTAGGAGGAATAATATTTATGCCTTAGAGGAGATTAGTAGAAGGTTATTAGAAGCTTATCAGAGAGGATTATGGAGAGCTGAGAGAGATAAGATAGAAGAGCTGAAGAAGATATATTTAGAAATTGAAGGAGACTTAGAAGAAAATAGTGGCTTAGGAGATTATCAAGGTGGGCAAATATTTATAGATCTCTCCTGGAAAAATAAGGTTTAG
- a CDS encoding tyrosine--tRNA ligase, which produces MLEKIKRNTVEIVTEEELKKVLEKEEKKAYIGFEPSGKIHLGHYLQIKKMMDLKEAGFDIIILLADLHAYLNQKGSLEEIQEIGEYNKKVFKAMGLEANYIYGSEFQLERDYVLNLHRLALNTTLKRARRSMELIAREDENPKVAEVIYPIMQVNDIYYLDVDVAVGGMEQRKIHMLARELLDKKVVCIHNPVLTGLDGEGKMSSSKGNFIAVDDSPEVIREKIKKAYCPIGEVEGNPILEIAKYFLEYPLVVKRPEKFGGDVTFNSYEELETAYKNKELHPLDLKNAVAEELIKILEPIRKRLASLS; this is translated from the coding sequence ATGTTGGAGAAGATAAAAAGAAACACTGTAGAGATAGTTACTGAGGAAGAGCTTAAGAAAGTCTTAGAGAAGGAGGAGAAAAAAGCTTATATTGGCTTTGAGCCAAGTGGGAAGATACACTTAGGCCACTACTTACAGATAAAGAAGATGATGGACTTAAAAGAGGCTGGCTTTGACATTATTATCTTATTAGCTGACCTTCATGCCTACCTAAACCAAAAGGGTAGCTTAGAAGAGATTCAAGAGATTGGAGAGTATAATAAGAAGGTTTTTAAGGCTATGGGGTTAGAGGCTAACTATATTTATGGAAGTGAGTTTCAATTAGAAAGAGATTATGTTCTAAATTTACACAGGTTAGCTTTAAATACAACTCTCAAGAGAGCAAGGAGAAGCATGGAGTTAATAGCAAGAGAGGATGAAAATCCTAAGGTTGCTGAAGTTATTTATCCAATTATGCAAGTTAATGACATCTATTACTTAGATGTTGATGTAGCTGTTGGAGGGATGGAACAGAGAAAGATACACATGTTAGCAAGAGAGCTTTTAGATAAAAAGGTTGTTTGTATTCATAATCCTGTATTAACTGGTTTAGATGGAGAAGGAAAGATGAGCTCTTCCAAGGGGAACTTTATAGCTGTTGATGACTCTCCAGAGGTTATAAGGGAGAAGATAAAAAAGGCTTACTGTCCTATTGGAGAGGTTGAAGGAAATCCTATATTAGAGATAGCTAAGTACTTTTTAGAGTATCCCTTAGTTGTCAAGAGGCCTGAGAAGTTTGGAGGAGATGTAACATTTAATAGCTATGAGGAGTTAGAAACTGCTTATAAAAATAAAGAGTTACATCCATTAGATTTAAAGAATGCAGTAGCTGAAGAGCTTATAAAAATCTTAGAGCCTATTAGGAAGAGGTTAGCCTCCCTCTCTTAA
- a CDS encoding DNA integrity scanning protein DisA nucleotide-binding domain protein: MWTRELIKHGLSLANDIDANAFFLFTETGKSFDILLDILKEKGEVKKRKFSLLDKILKKELKIIVFTPNETTYKRISKEKDENIDIVFLGYREEERYQIVLSGLVHSLNLRKIEKSDKVVSVVGPKNGKLDTIMILKVDEHIKITRVYELLNSLDQKMRRTVKEVLKLAMEIGREGKEGKRVGTLFVIGDTLNVISMSRPLILNPFAGHEAKIFDPDVKGTIKELSSIDGAFIITEEGKVVSAGRYLDVKGDVNLKKGLGARHVAAAGITKNTNAIAITVSESGGIVRIFKDGEMVAELDPNKVLLF, translated from the coding sequence ATGTGGACAAGGGAATTAATAAAGCATGGGCTAAGCTTGGCCAATGATATAGATGCCAATGCCTTCTTTCTATTTACAGAGACAGGAAAATCTTTTGACATCTTATTAGATATTCTTAAGGAAAAGGGAGAGGTAAAAAAGAGAAAATTTTCATTGTTGGATAAAATTTTGAAGAAAGAGTTAAAGATTATTGTTTTTACACCAAATGAAACCACATATAAGAGAATCTCAAAAGAGAAAGATGAGAATATTGATATTGTATTTTTGGGATATAGAGAGGAGGAGAGGTATCAGATAGTTTTGAGTGGCTTAGTTCACTCTCTAAACTTAAGGAAGATAGAAAAAAGTGACAAGGTTGTTAGTGTAGTGGGCCCAAAGAATGGAAAATTAGATACTATCATGATCTTAAAGGTTGATGAGCATATAAAAATTACAAGAGTTTATGAACTATTAAATAGCTTAGATCAGAAAATGAGAAGAACAGTTAAAGAAGTGTTAAAATTAGCTATGGAAATTGGGAGAGAGGGAAAAGAAGGGAAAAGAGTAGGGACACTCTTTGTTATAGGGGATACTTTAAATGTTATAAGTATGTCAAGGCCCTTAATCTTAAACCCCTTTGCAGGGCATGAGGCTAAGATCTTTGATCCAGATGTTAAGGGAACAATAAAGGAATTAAGTAGTATAGATGGAGCCTTTATAATAACTGAAGAGGGAAAAGTAGTTTCAGCTGGAAGATATCTTGATGTTAAAGGAGATGTTAATCTAAAAAAAGGACTTGGAGCAAGACATGTGGCTGCAGCAGGTATAACAAAAAATACAAATGCTATAGCTATAACAGTTTCTGAAAGTGGAGGAATAGTTAGAATCTTTAAAGATGGAGAGATGGTAGCTGAACTTGACCCAAATAAAGTATTATTATTTTAA
- a CDS encoding TIGR00297 family protein: protein MKLIISIIIILILAFLIKRSKALDNKGVIGASIMGFTLLYFCGVKYFILLLSFFILGSLVSKIGLKEKRKYKLEETQRSLKNVLANGLIPFIFALLSILSPIFLPAFTGSLSTAASDTFSSEIGVLSKEKPILITTLKPVEKGEDGAVSKLGLLAGFLGSLSIGIFSYILFNDFKLLISTAVSGFLGNLFDSILGALFERRGLIDNEITNLLATLFGGLIGILIYVIL from the coding sequence ATGAAGTTAATTATTTCAATTATTATTATTTTAATTTTGGCATTTCTTATAAAGAGAAGTAAGGCTTTAGATAATAAAGGAGTTATAGGAGCTTCTATTATGGGCTTTACCTTACTCTACTTTTGTGGAGTTAAATATTTCATTCTATTGCTATCTTTTTTTATACTTGGGAGCTTAGTTAGTAAGATAGGGCTTAAAGAAAAGAGAAAATATAAGTTGGAGGAAACACAGAGGAGTTTAAAAAATGTGCTGGCAAATGGGCTAATCCCTTTTATCTTTGCCCTTCTCTCTATACTATCCCCTATTTTCCTACCAGCCTTTACTGGCTCTCTAAGTACTGCAGCCTCTGACACTTTCTCATCAGAAATAGGGGTTCTCTCTAAGGAGAAGCCTATTTTAATAACAACCTTAAAGCCTGTTGAGAAAGGAGAGGATGGAGCTGTTAGTAAGTTAGGCTTATTAGCTGGTTTCTTAGGCTCTCTATCTATTGGAATTTTCTCTTACATTTTATTTAATGATTTTAAGCTTTTAATTTCCACAGCTGTCTCAGGTTTTTTAGGAAATTTATTTGATAGCATACTTGGAGCTCTCTTTGAGAGAAGGGGTTTAATAGATAATGAGATAACTAATCTATTGGCTACCTTATTTGGTGGTTTAATTGGAATTTTAATTTATGTGATATTATGA
- a CDS encoding uroporphyrinogen-III synthase — protein sequence MNVIVTRPEDVAKSFCQLLTKKGYSVIKIPCLEIRYKKVKINLDNYDIIAFTSPRGVKGLYLNLSEDEREKVKEKIIACIGEKTAKKVEELFKKSPEIVPSEYRAEKLLEEIKKVEGKILIPTTRATRDVLRVLHPTYIYVYESLEPENLKEKVLSLKNLDTFIITFTSGLIAENFLKYVDEELKKKIEENYIIAIGPVTAERVKRFGLNPIVAKKYTIEGILEAIERVK from the coding sequence ATGAATGTTATTGTCACAAGGCCTGAGGATGTGGCTAAGAGCTTTTGTCAATTGCTAACTAAGAAAGGTTATTCAGTAATAAAAATTCCTTGCTTAGAGATAAGATATAAAAAAGTTAAAATTAATTTAGATAACTATGACATTATAGCTTTTACATCTCCAAGGGGAGTTAAAGGTTTATACTTAAATCTCTCTGAAGATGAGAGGGAGAAAGTTAAGGAGAAGATAATAGCCTGTATTGGAGAGAAGACTGCTAAGAAGGTTGAAGAGCTATTTAAAAAATCTCCTGAGATAGTTCCAAGTGAGTATAGAGCTGAGAAGCTATTAGAGGAGATTAAAAAAGTTGAAGGGAAAATTTTAATTCCAACAACAAGGGCTACAAGAGATGTTTTAAGGGTTTTACATCCAACATATATTTATGTCTATGAATCCTTAGAGCCAGAGAATCTTAAAGAGAAAGTTTTATCTCTAAAAAACTTAGACACCTTTATCATAACCTTTACAAGTGGCCTTATAGCTGAGAATTTTTTAAAGTATGTGGATGAAGAGCTTAAAAAGAAGATAGAGGAAAATTATATTATTGCTATAGGACCTGTAACTGCTGAGAGGGTTAAAAGATTTGGGCTAAATCCAATAGTGGCTAAAAAATATACTATAGAAGGAATCTTAGAGGCTATAGAGAGGGTGAAATAG
- a CDS encoding 30S ribosomal protein S6e: MPMAKFVVADPKTGRCYQIEADNTPLVGMKIGDVFDGKIIGLEGYKLEIRGGTDDSGFPMRPDIHGSRKVKVLLSGPPGFHPKRKGERRRKTVRGNTIAPDIVQINVKVVEYGEKSIPELLGLEENKEENKE; this comes from the coding sequence ATGCCAATGGCTAAATTTGTTGTAGCTGACCCAAAGACTGGAAGATGTTATCAGATTGAAGCTGACAACACTCCATTGGTTGGAATGAAAATAGGAGATGTATTTGATGGAAAAATTATAGGCTTAGAGGGCTATAAGTTAGAGATAAGAGGAGGAACTGATGATAGTGGCTTCCCAATGAGGCCAGACATTCATGGAAGTAGAAAGGTTAAAGTTCTTTTAAGTGGACCACCAGGATTCCACCCAAAGAGAAAGGGAGAGAGAAGAAGAAAGACTGTTAGAGGAAATACAATAGCTCCTGATATAGTTCAGATAAATGTTAAAGTTGTTGAGTATGGAGAGAAGTCCATTCCTGAACTATTAGGTTTAGAAGAAAATAAAGAGGAAAATAAAGAATAA